In Humulus lupulus chromosome 7, drHumLupu1.1, whole genome shotgun sequence, the following are encoded in one genomic region:
- the LOC133789335 gene encoding thionin-like isoform X2: MEGKTVFMTVLLLSLVVGQIQVEAKSCCPTTDARNLYDTCDERGVLETVCASLSGCQIISGSTCPTGYENDILKNPGDAVKEYCKLGCASSVCGAITTLQNFANRLTVKDNSFCGVIFFSSRYVIVK; encoded by the exons ATGGAAGGAAAAACTGTTTTTATGACTGTTCTCTTACTGAGCCTTGTTGTGGGACAAATTCAAGTTGAGGCAAAGAGCTGCTGCCCAACTACCGATGCCAGAAATCTCTATGATACCTGCGATGAAAGGGGAGTCTTAGAAACAGTTTGTGCATCACTCAGTGGATGCCAAATCATTTCAGGGTCTACATGTCCCACTGGTTATGAAAATGACATTCTAAAAAACCCTG GTGATGCTGTCAAGGAATACTGCAAGTTGGGGTGTGCATCCTCTGTGTGCGGCGCCATAACCACTCTCCAAAACTTTG CAAATAGGCTTACTGTGAAAGATAATTCCTTTTGTGGTGTAATATTCTTTTCCTCAAGGTATGTTATcgttaaataa
- the LOC133792692 gene encoding ribosome-inactivating protein gelonin-like has product MEAISYNTVSLNTKDVSVGSYQMFMGSLRRELYGGTESHDIPVLRTKSAAVGDKQFVYVNLHNSSVSITFAVLTLNAYVVAYQVDGEEKRCYFFKEAPPNSKTLLFDQSPKTKKVDVELETNYNSLGMKLREETNLGFKPLNESLQKFKSFDNNKPTKDLRESLLIVIQMVSEAARFKYIQQKLEFHGFQSEFPPKGDIISYENNWSALSIAIQKSKDGKFPNTITLQNEDYSQRKVSTVAEVKADMKLLLNVATATAMAEL; this is encoded by the coding sequence ATGGAAGCAATAAGCTACAACACTGTGAGTCTCAACACTAAAGATGTGAGTGTGGGATCTTACCAGATGTTCATGGGATCTCTACGAAGAGAGTTGTACGGTGGAACCGAGAGCCATGACATTCCAGTGTTGCGAACAAAATCCGCTGCGGTCGGAGACAAACAGTTTGTGTATGTGAATCTTCACAATTCAAGTGTCTCCATCACATTCGCAGTACTTACTCTCAACGCATATGTGGTGGCCTATCAAGTCGATGGCGAAGAAAAGCGTTGCTACTTCTTCAAAGAAGCTCCTCCCAATTCCAAAACTTTGCTTTTCGATCAATCTCCTAAGACTAAGAAGGTTGATGTTGAGCTCGAAACTAATTATAATAGCTTGGGAATGAAACTAAGAGAGGAAACCAACTTGGGATTCAAGCCATTAAACGAATCCcttcaaaagttcaaaagttttGATAACAACAAGCCTACCAAAGATCTTCGTGAGAGTCTTCTAATTGTTATCCAAATGGTGTCAGAGGCTGCAAGATTCAAATATATTCAGCAGAAACTGGAGTTCCATGGCTTTCAATCAGAGTTTCCCCCTAAAGGTGATATTATCAGCTATGAGAATAATTGGAGCGCACTTTCCATAGCAATCCAGAAATCTAAAGATGGAAAATTTCCCAATACAATTACATTGCAGAATGAAGACTATAGTCAACGCAAGGTGTCGACGGTTGCAGAAGTGAAAGCTGACATGAAACTCTTGCTGAATGTTGCCACAGCCACAGCCATGGCCGAGTTATAA
- the LOC133789335 gene encoding thionin-like isoform X1, with protein sequence MEGKTVFMTVLLLSLVVGQIQVEAKSCCPTTDARNLYDTCDERGVLETVCASLSGCQIISGSTCPTGYENDILKNPGDAVKEYCKLGCASSVCGAITTLQNFGKANSPLPKLIIIIIIIIIIRILDAESRTCHGTFFNSSIQNSCL encoded by the exons ATGGAAGGAAAAACTGTTTTTATGACTGTTCTCTTACTGAGCCTTGTTGTGGGACAAATTCAAGTTGAGGCAAAGAGCTGCTGCCCAACTACCGATGCCAGAAATCTCTATGATACCTGCGATGAAAGGGGAGTCTTAGAAACAGTTTGTGCATCACTCAGTGGATGCCAAATCATTTCAGGGTCTACATGTCCCACTGGTTATGAAAATGACATTCTAAAAAACCCTG GTGATGCTGTCAAGGAATACTGCAAGTTGGGGTGTGCATCCTCTGTGTGCGGCGCCATAACCACTCTCCAAAACTTTGGTAAAGCCAACTCCCCACTCCCCAagctcattattattattattattattattattattagaatactTGATGCAGAGAGCAGAACATGTCATGGAACATTTTTCAACAGCTCCATTCAAAACTCTTGTCTATGA
- the LOC133789335 gene encoding thionin-like isoform X4, with protein sequence MEGKTVFMTVLLLSLVVGQIQVEAKSCCPTTDARNLYDTCDERGVLETVCASLSGCQIISGSTCPTGYENDILKNPGDAVKEYCKLGCASSVCGAITTLQNFENKL encoded by the exons ATGGAAGGAAAAACTGTTTTTATGACTGTTCTCTTACTGAGCCTTGTTGTGGGACAAATTCAAGTTGAGGCAAAGAGCTGCTGCCCAACTACCGATGCCAGAAATCTCTATGATACCTGCGATGAAAGGGGAGTCTTAGAAACAGTTTGTGCATCACTCAGTGGATGCCAAATCATTTCAGGGTCTACATGTCCCACTGGTTATGAAAATGACATTCTAAAAAACCCTG GTGATGCTGTCAAGGAATACTGCAAGTTGGGGTGTGCATCCTCTGTGTGCGGCGCCATAACCACTCTCCAAAACTTTG aaaataagctttag
- the LOC133789335 gene encoding thionin-like isoform X3: MEGKTVFMTVLLLSLVVGQIQVEAKSCCPTTDARNLYDTCDERGVLETVCASLSGCQIISGSTCPTGYENDILKNPGDAVKEYCKLGCASSVCGAITTLQNFANRLTVKDNSFCGVIFFSSRK, from the exons ATGGAAGGAAAAACTGTTTTTATGACTGTTCTCTTACTGAGCCTTGTTGTGGGACAAATTCAAGTTGAGGCAAAGAGCTGCTGCCCAACTACCGATGCCAGAAATCTCTATGATACCTGCGATGAAAGGGGAGTCTTAGAAACAGTTTGTGCATCACTCAGTGGATGCCAAATCATTTCAGGGTCTACATGTCCCACTGGTTATGAAAATGACATTCTAAAAAACCCTG GTGATGCTGTCAAGGAATACTGCAAGTTGGGGTGTGCATCCTCTGTGTGCGGCGCCATAACCACTCTCCAAAACTTTG CAAATAGGCTTACTGTGAAAGATAATTCCTTTTGTGGTGTAATATTCTTTTCCTCAAG aaaataa